One stretch of Chitinophaga pendula DNA includes these proteins:
- a CDS encoding histidine kinase, with product MPAINKKHFRTVLIHLLIWILYATFATAIYANMKNKFAVVVYEAIASYAICASIFYFNADFLLPKYFANKRYGYFIAGLVLTLLYNWFIRWWMAFYGMPFLTNRPPSIANIDPMDLFLINAWWWFQYIVYSSGYGFGKMLIQKGRTRRLAAAAIIEREKDQLLLQQQKLTLDNFLLRTRINPSFLIKTISSFHDKIATTHGEVGQGMLALSSIIRSSTQLPDDDDKISLTEEVKNIRHLISIYEMRYNNDVHIHFVQRGHTDRHRILPHLLITFVENAFKHGDLHDIKYPLVITLDIRENEIYFSTRNKKRTGPKEISTGFGLTYIRTQLENFYEDSHQFNTEEDDDVYSVYLTIYAKSANKIPFPLILTT from the coding sequence ATGCCAGCTATCAATAAGAAACATTTCCGGACGGTATTGATCCATTTGCTTATCTGGATATTGTATGCCACGTTTGCTACGGCGATCTATGCCAATATGAAAAATAAGTTTGCGGTGGTGGTATATGAGGCGATCGCTTCTTATGCGATCTGTGCCAGTATATTTTATTTCAATGCTGATTTTCTGTTGCCCAAATATTTTGCGAATAAGCGGTATGGTTATTTCATTGCCGGGTTGGTGCTGACGTTGTTGTACAATTGGTTTATCCGGTGGTGGATGGCATTTTACGGTATGCCTTTTCTGACGAACCGTCCTCCATCCATTGCGAACATAGACCCTATGGACCTGTTCCTGATCAATGCCTGGTGGTGGTTTCAATACATCGTATATTCATCCGGGTATGGTTTCGGAAAGATGTTGATACAGAAGGGCAGAACACGCAGGCTTGCTGCGGCAGCGATCATAGAGCGGGAGAAGGACCAGTTATTATTACAGCAACAGAAGCTGACGCTAGATAACTTTCTGTTAAGGACGCGTATTAATCCAAGTTTTCTGATCAAAACGATCAGCAGCTTTCATGATAAGATTGCTACTACTCATGGTGAGGTAGGTCAGGGAATGCTGGCCTTGAGCAGTATTATACGGTCGTCGACGCAATTGCCAGACGATGATGATAAGATCTCTCTGACGGAGGAGGTGAAGAATATCCGCCATCTTATTTCTATTTATGAGATGCGGTATAATAATGATGTACATATACATTTTGTGCAGCGTGGTCATACGGACCGGCATCGTATACTACCTCATCTGCTAATCACGTTTGTAGAAAATGCTTTTAAACACGGGGATCTGCATGATATTAAATATCCGTTGGTGATCACTTTAGACATCAGGGAAAATGAGATCTATTTCAGTACCCGAAATAAAAAAAGGACGGGTCCGAAGGAAATATCTACAGGATTTGGCTTAACTTATATCCGGACACAATTGGAAAACTTTTACGAAGACAGTCATCAGTTCAATACGGAAGAAGATGATGATGTGTACAGTGTGTATTTAACCATTTATGCCAAATCAGCGAATAAAATACCATTCCCGTTAATTCTGACAACATGA
- a CDS encoding histidine kinase: MSKQPSVTLKEIIIHTVVWILYISFAISVQLHLSKKVFPFVYESVGYYLINVGVFYLHSLVILPRLLGQQKYVLYGLAAIGMLSVVVLFRYVISSQLLPHLLPSRPPQQPFIPMFLKALWGWFQFMLYSMGYWLLNTLIQREKELHNTQMDLARQETENLILKQQQLLVQNEILKAQVNPHFLFNTLGYFYNKLCKPYPGIAQGIIALTNIMRSSLQYQQEQEDISIEEEAENIAHLIYIYQLCYAGAVRISLDTSLESGHHPVTPNILVTIIDSVISNINFDAAHDEVNISLQESNHQLTLSIAASRTLIQQNILLESKMNQLKDYLVTLYGEHCFFIYEEHNRRYRICLNIQTSPSPTSLSTAHSLSYASYQ, translated from the coding sequence ATGAGCAAACAGCCATCTGTGACCCTTAAAGAGATCATTATCCATACGGTGGTATGGATACTATATATCTCCTTTGCTATCAGTGTGCAGCTACATTTGTCAAAGAAAGTATTTCCTTTCGTTTATGAGAGTGTTGGTTATTACCTCATTAACGTAGGTGTTTTTTATTTGCATTCTCTTGTGATACTTCCCAGGTTATTGGGTCAGCAAAAGTATGTGTTGTATGGTCTTGCGGCGATCGGGATGTTGTCGGTGGTAGTGTTGTTCCGCTATGTGATATCCAGCCAGTTGCTTCCTCACCTGTTGCCGTCGCGTCCGCCGCAGCAGCCTTTTATCCCTATGTTCCTGAAAGCCTTATGGGGTTGGTTCCAGTTCATGTTGTATTCGATGGGATATTGGTTATTAAACACGCTGATCCAACGGGAGAAGGAGTTGCATAATACGCAGATGGACCTGGCGAGGCAGGAAACGGAGAACCTGATATTAAAGCAGCAACAGTTACTGGTGCAGAATGAGATATTAAAGGCGCAGGTGAATCCTCATTTTCTGTTCAATACGTTGGGTTATTTCTATAATAAGTTGTGCAAGCCCTATCCTGGGATCGCGCAAGGTATTATTGCGTTGACCAACATTATGCGGTCTTCGTTGCAGTACCAGCAGGAGCAGGAGGATATTTCCATAGAGGAAGAAGCGGAGAATATCGCGCACCTTATTTATATTTACCAGTTGTGTTATGCTGGGGCGGTGCGGATATCGCTGGATACGTCGCTGGAGAGCGGGCATCATCCTGTAACGCCTAATATACTGGTAACCATTATTGACAGTGTGATCAGCAATATCAACTTTGATGCGGCGCATGATGAGGTGAATATCTCGCTGCAGGAGAGCAATCATCAGCTGACATTGAGTATTGCTGCCAGCAGGACGTTGATTCAGCAGAACATCCTGTTGGAAAGTAAGATGAACCAATTGAAAGACTACCTGGTGACTTTGTATGGTGAGCATTGTTTTTTTATTTATGAAGAGCATAACCGGCGTTACCGTATTTGCCTGAACATTCAGACGAGCCCCTCCCCTACCAGTTTATCCACTGCACATTCGTTAAGTTATGCCAGCTATCAATAA
- a CDS encoding LytR/AlgR family response regulator transcription factor — MISCYIIDDEQHFVDILKEYIQQTPYLQLAGSSTKPFDGIAEITSSGVQLVFLDIHMPEVSGISLLKILNLNNNKVILTTAYSKYAIEGFENDVIDYLLKPITYQRFLKASHKALKLFQMESNPAPAKALPEVSVSPESDYIFVKGEFKGKHIKINYADVDYIEGLKNYVAFHCGREKIVALMNMKTLETKLPSRLFYRIHNSYIVALDKIVAIEGNQVVLRSKEATSISLPIGVTYKSEFLEYLKVT; from the coding sequence ATGATCTCTTGTTATATCATAGACGATGAGCAGCACTTTGTAGATATCTTAAAGGAGTATATACAGCAGACGCCTTATCTACAGTTGGCGGGTAGTTCGACCAAACCTTTTGACGGGATTGCGGAGATCACATCCAGTGGTGTACAGCTGGTATTTCTGGATATTCATATGCCGGAGGTATCGGGTATCAGTTTATTAAAGATCTTAAACCTGAATAACAACAAGGTGATCTTAACGACGGCGTACAGTAAATATGCCATTGAAGGATTTGAGAATGATGTGATCGACTATTTATTAAAGCCTATTACCTACCAAAGATTTCTGAAGGCCAGTCATAAGGCATTGAAGCTTTTTCAGATGGAGTCGAACCCGGCGCCTGCGAAGGCGCTTCCGGAGGTCAGTGTATCGCCGGAGAGTGATTATATTTTTGTGAAGGGGGAGTTTAAGGGCAAACATATCAAGATCAACTATGCTGACGTGGATTACATAGAGGGGTTAAAAAACTATGTTGCTTTTCATTGCGGGCGGGAGAAGATCGTAGCATTGATGAATATGAAAACGTTGGAGACGAAGTTGCCTTCCCGGTTATTTTACCGGATACACAACTCTTATATAGTAGCACTTGATAAGATCGTTGCGATAGAGGGCAACCAGGTGGTGTTGCGTAGTAAGGAGGCGACGTCTATTTCATTGCCTATTGGGGTTACGTATAAATCAGAGTTCCTGGAATATCTGAAAGTGACCTGA
- a CDS encoding TIGR03364 family FAD-dependent oxidoreductase, protein MQQQQANIAVIGAGIVGLAIAYHLSRQGKKVVVFERNSKAISASIRNFGLVWPIGQTAGKMYQRAMNSRRTWQELAAKTGLQCQETGSLHLVYNQDELAVLEEFIQNAPAAGYDCQLLTPQQIANHSNAVKTTGLLGGMWSPTEMTVNPRQASAAIADYLQEQGVTFRFGTAINNITMPFLQTPAEKWQVEQVYVCSGADFETLYPAEYANASLTKCKLQMMRTVAQPNNWQLGPALCAGLTLLHYSAFAHCNSLAALKDRINAEMPAYQQYGIHLLVSQNGAGELTIGDSHEYGPDFEPFDKENINQLILDYLHTFLVAPDFTIQERWHGIYPKLTNGQTDIVLSPEPNVTIVNGLGGAGMTLSFGLAEELVAKT, encoded by the coding sequence ATGCAACAACAACAGGCCAATATAGCAGTGATCGGCGCTGGCATCGTAGGCCTCGCCATAGCATACCACCTCTCCCGCCAGGGTAAAAAAGTAGTCGTATTCGAACGCAATAGCAAAGCCATTAGCGCCTCCATACGCAACTTCGGCCTCGTATGGCCCATCGGTCAGACCGCCGGGAAAATGTACCAACGCGCCATGAACAGCAGACGTACCTGGCAGGAACTGGCCGCCAAAACCGGCCTCCAATGCCAGGAAACCGGCTCCCTCCACCTCGTATACAACCAAGACGAACTGGCAGTACTCGAAGAATTCATACAAAATGCACCGGCTGCCGGATACGACTGTCAACTCCTCACCCCACAACAGATCGCCAACCACAGCAACGCTGTAAAAACAACCGGCCTGCTGGGCGGAATGTGGAGCCCCACAGAAATGACCGTCAACCCACGACAAGCTAGCGCCGCTATCGCCGACTACCTCCAGGAACAAGGAGTGACCTTTCGCTTCGGCACCGCCATCAACAACATCACCATGCCGTTCCTCCAAACGCCTGCCGAAAAATGGCAGGTCGAACAGGTATACGTCTGCAGCGGCGCCGACTTCGAAACACTATATCCGGCCGAATACGCCAACGCATCCCTCACCAAATGCAAACTGCAAATGATGCGGACCGTCGCCCAGCCAAACAACTGGCAACTAGGTCCCGCCCTCTGTGCCGGACTTACCCTCCTGCACTACAGCGCATTCGCCCATTGCAATAGCCTCGCCGCCTTGAAAGATCGTATCAACGCCGAAATGCCAGCATACCAACAATATGGCATCCACCTCCTGGTATCCCAGAACGGTGCCGGCGAACTGACCATCGGCGACTCACACGAATATGGTCCCGACTTCGAACCTTTCGACAAAGAAAATATCAATCAACTCATCCTGGACTACCTCCACACCTTCTTGGTAGCACCAGACTTCACCATACAAGAACGCTGGCATGGCATCTATCCCAAACTCACCAATGGACAAACCGATATCGTCCTCTCCCCCGAACCAAACGTCACTATCGTAAATGGCCTCGGCGGCGCAGGGATGACCTTGTCATTCGGCCTGGCCGAAGAACTGGTAGCAAAGACATAG
- a CDS encoding HAD hydrolase-like protein → MLPQLAVFDIAGTTLHDESNVGLVLRKTLVDAGVEVSLEEVNEVMGYAKPFAITHLLSIKKDPRAEEPASIDTLHTRFVQDMITHYKTNENVREKSGTSDVFRALKQKGIKIALDTGFDRAITEVILQRVGWTEQGLVDIVVTSDEVPHGRPYPYMIYRAMEQLGIRSIQDVMKIGDTISDLEEGTNAGCKYVIGVTTGAYSRPELEKGPHTHLVAHLNEVLTLF, encoded by the coding sequence ATGCTTCCACAATTAGCCGTCTTTGATATCGCCGGCACCACCCTGCATGATGAATCCAATGTCGGACTAGTACTCCGTAAAACACTCGTTGACGCCGGTGTCGAGGTATCCCTCGAAGAAGTCAATGAAGTAATGGGTTATGCTAAACCATTTGCTATCACACATTTACTGTCAATAAAAAAGGACCCTAGAGCCGAAGAGCCTGCCAGCATCGATACCCTCCATACCCGGTTCGTCCAGGACATGATCACACACTACAAAACCAACGAAAACGTAAGGGAAAAATCAGGTACCTCCGACGTATTCCGCGCACTTAAACAAAAAGGAATCAAAATAGCCCTCGATACCGGCTTCGATCGCGCCATCACCGAAGTGATCCTCCAACGCGTCGGCTGGACAGAACAAGGCCTGGTAGATATCGTCGTAACCAGCGACGAAGTACCCCATGGCAGACCATACCCATACATGATCTATCGCGCTATGGAACAACTGGGTATCCGCAGCATACAGGATGTCATGAAAATAGGCGATACCATCTCCGACCTCGAAGAAGGTACCAACGCAGGCTGCAAATACGTGATCGGCGTAACAACCGGCGCCTATAGCCGCCCGGAACTCGAAAAAGGCCCTCATACCCACCTCGTGGCCCATCTCAATGAAGTCCTGACACTTTTCTGA
- a CDS encoding S41 family peptidase gives MNKSAFLVLLFFFVPFITYSQDCHCLNNFEYLVRKITENYPGFEDKVNSRTVVQYQYYTDSLRRLAAYATAERCPSVLRSWLGFFKDKHLILRLSGGVGEQAYVRSVFAAAPAMAIDIGAVRRRFAGVGKGGIGLEGIWLSADSAFEVALLRNAERRYQAVVLKADSVFWMPGQIKFEMLSTGHNSYQVMYRNRDHEEEMSGVVAEEESAVLRFAGTEWRKLLAGGNNRRAADPADDAVIAFKILNPLTTYLRLNSFSIVYKSVIDSLIRQHLPDITSRPNLIVDLRNNRGGYSIAFESLLPIIYTGEIRAPRAKVLATRDNTALFEELVADPRIPAKNKEVLGPLLVSMKAHPDTYVITEEEIFQSDTVYSYPARVALLINERSVSAAEDLIMRARQSKKVKVFGRNSAGSFDYFNLVGPRTMPCKHYIYYCPTSKGMWVPEHPIDNIGLPPDIPISEVTDWVSYINTYFQHQKSWRN, from the coding sequence ATGAATAAGTCCGCGTTTTTAGTTTTACTGTTCTTTTTCGTTCCTTTTATCACTTATTCACAAGACTGTCACTGCCTTAATAATTTTGAGTATTTAGTACGAAAGATCACGGAGAATTATCCGGGTTTCGAGGATAAGGTCAATAGCCGGACCGTTGTGCAATATCAATATTACACGGATAGTTTGCGTAGGCTGGCGGCCTATGCTACGGCGGAGCGATGCCCATCGGTATTGCGGAGCTGGCTGGGCTTTTTCAAGGACAAACACCTGATTCTGCGTTTGTCGGGAGGAGTTGGGGAGCAGGCGTACGTACGTTCGGTATTTGCGGCGGCTCCTGCTATGGCTATAGATATCGGGGCGGTACGCCGGCGTTTTGCCGGTGTTGGGAAGGGAGGTATTGGATTGGAAGGGATCTGGCTTTCTGCTGACAGTGCTTTTGAGGTAGCGTTGCTGCGGAATGCTGAGCGGCGGTACCAGGCGGTGGTGTTGAAGGCGGACAGTGTATTCTGGATGCCGGGGCAGATCAAGTTTGAGATGCTATCGACGGGTCATAATAGTTATCAGGTAATGTACCGGAACCGGGATCATGAGGAGGAGATGTCGGGTGTGGTGGCAGAGGAGGAAAGTGCGGTACTTCGTTTTGCTGGTACGGAATGGAGGAAGTTGTTGGCGGGGGGAAATAACCGGCGTGCAGCAGATCCGGCTGATGATGCGGTGATTGCTTTTAAGATATTAAATCCGCTGACTACCTATCTGCGGTTGAATAGTTTCAGTATTGTGTATAAGTCGGTAATAGACAGCCTGATCAGGCAGCATTTACCGGATATTACGAGCCGGCCTAACCTGATCGTGGACCTTCGTAATAATCGTGGGGGGTATAGTATTGCTTTTGAGAGTTTGTTGCCTATTATTTATACTGGGGAGATCCGGGCTCCGCGGGCGAAGGTGTTGGCTACGCGTGACAATACGGCTTTGTTTGAAGAGTTGGTGGCAGACCCTCGTATCCCTGCTAAGAATAAGGAGGTGCTGGGGCCTTTGCTGGTGAGTATGAAAGCACATCCGGATACTTATGTGATCACGGAGGAGGAGATATTTCAGTCGGATACGGTGTATTCGTATCCTGCCAGGGTAGCGTTGTTGATCAACGAGCGCAGTGTAAGTGCTGCGGAGGATCTGATCATGCGAGCGCGGCAGAGTAAAAAGGTAAAGGTATTTGGCAGGAACTCTGCCGGTAGCTTTGACTATTTTAATCTTGTGGGTCCTCGAACTATGCCATGTAAACACTATATTTACTACTGTCCCACCTCCAAAGGGATGTGGGTGCCTGAGCATCCCATTGACAATATAGGATTGCCCCCGGATATCCCTATCAGTGAGGTTACTGATTGGGTATCATACATTAACACCTATTTCCAACACCAGAAAAGCTGGCGGAATTAA
- a CDS encoding O-methyltransferase, with translation MDVIPAAVEAFAEKYTSPETEVLRRLNRETHLEVERPHMLSGHLQGQFFQLISHMIRPRRILEIGTYTGYSAICLAQGLTNDGLLYTIDINEEMEDRCLRYFKEAGLADKIKMHIGKAVDIIPQMNETFDLVFIDADKAGYDDYYDLVWDKLRTGGFILADNVIYHGEVLLPAAEQSANAKAMVRFCEKVLADGRAEKLLLTIRDGVLIIRKK, from the coding sequence ATGGATGTAATTCCAGCTGCCGTAGAAGCGTTTGCAGAGAAATATACCAGCCCTGAGACAGAGGTATTACGCCGCCTGAACAGGGAAACTCATCTGGAAGTAGAACGCCCGCACATGTTAAGCGGACACCTGCAAGGGCAATTCTTTCAGCTGATCAGCCATATGATCCGTCCTCGCCGCATCCTGGAAATTGGCACATATACCGGTTATTCCGCTATCTGCCTCGCCCAGGGCCTCACAAACGATGGATTACTATATACGATCGATATCAACGAAGAAATGGAAGACCGTTGCCTGCGCTATTTTAAAGAAGCAGGTTTGGCAGATAAAATAAAGATGCACATCGGAAAAGCCGTGGACATCATCCCGCAGATGAACGAAACATTCGACCTCGTTTTCATCGATGCCGACAAAGCTGGCTACGATGACTATTACGACCTCGTATGGGACAAACTCCGGACCGGTGGATTCATCCTGGCCGATAACGTCATCTATCACGGCGAAGTACTACTACCCGCCGCCGAACAAAGCGCCAACGCCAAAGCAATGGTGCGGTTCTGTGAAAAAGTATTGGCCGATGGCCGTGCCGAAAAATTGCTACTTACTATCCGCGATGGTGTACTCATCATCCGGAAAAAATAA
- a CDS encoding glucosaminidase domain-containing protein produces MQVRKFLSVVCFLIGCMPCLKAQNMTTAQYIATYKNIAIEEMNRSGVPAAIKLAQGILETQSGNGWLVNNSNNHFGIKCKNNWIGPSVNYDDDARQECFRKYDNASASYRDHSNFLRNNPRYAFLFQFGPEDYRSWAYGLKQAGYATSRTYPQQLIKIIEDNNLQDYTLIAMGKKSSSTDTQQNDPVYAAAPAPASPKNDRANFLTNPQPPKEYPKGVFEINGRKVLYLPAGTSLIQLADQRDIRLRNLVKYNDLLDDSPLSKGMFVFLQKKSKKGKDDYHIVQPGENMHDIAQAEGIQLRWLQRRNKMEYGQEPAAGEKLALDGYASRTPRLRSEAVLRPLDEQHEDFSPRQFVKGIKEEIAKSNNNGQIAEAQPNPQASNNLPPGMVEDLKKMGTVKPSGPALPPAYPASAPAPSEPSRAGAMQYHDVQPKETLFAIAKRYNVSISLLQEWNNLQGYDIKIGQRLLVGK; encoded by the coding sequence ATGCAAGTAAGAAAATTCTTGTCAGTGGTCTGTTTTCTTATTGGCTGCATGCCCTGTTTGAAGGCGCAGAACATGACGACGGCGCAGTATATCGCCACGTATAAAAATATTGCCATAGAGGAAATGAACCGTTCCGGCGTACCAGCCGCCATCAAACTGGCACAGGGCATCCTGGAAACACAGTCAGGCAACGGTTGGCTGGTAAACAATTCCAACAACCACTTCGGCATCAAATGTAAAAACAACTGGATAGGTCCCTCCGTCAACTATGACGACGACGCCCGCCAGGAATGCTTCCGCAAATACGATAACGCAAGCGCCTCCTATCGCGACCATTCTAACTTCCTCCGCAATAACCCGCGCTATGCCTTCCTCTTCCAGTTCGGACCAGAAGACTATCGCTCCTGGGCATACGGCCTCAAACAGGCAGGATACGCTACCAGCCGCACCTATCCGCAACAGCTCATTAAGATCATAGAAGATAATAACTTACAGGACTACACGCTGATTGCCATGGGCAAAAAAAGCAGCAGCACCGATACCCAACAGAACGACCCGGTATACGCTGCCGCACCCGCTCCGGCATCACCTAAGAACGATCGCGCTAACTTCCTTACCAACCCGCAGCCTCCCAAAGAATACCCTAAAGGTGTATTCGAAATCAATGGCCGTAAAGTACTATACCTGCCCGCAGGTACCTCCCTTATCCAGCTCGCCGATCAACGCGATATCCGCCTCCGCAACCTCGTAAAATACAATGACCTGCTCGACGATTCCCCCTTGTCTAAAGGCATGTTCGTATTCTTACAGAAAAAAAGCAAAAAAGGCAAAGACGACTACCACATCGTACAACCGGGAGAAAATATGCACGATATCGCCCAGGCCGAAGGCATACAGCTTCGCTGGCTCCAGCGTAGAAATAAAATGGAATACGGACAAGAACCCGCCGCAGGCGAAAAACTCGCCCTCGATGGATACGCCTCCCGTACCCCCCGCCTTCGCTCCGAAGCCGTATTACGCCCGCTCGACGAACAACACGAAGATTTCTCCCCTCGCCAATTCGTAAAAGGCATCAAAGAAGAAATCGCCAAGTCAAATAACAACGGCCAGATCGCCGAAGCTCAACCCAATCCCCAGGCCTCCAATAACCTACCCCCCGGTATGGTCGAAGACCTGAAGAAAATGGGAACCGTAAAGCCTTCCGGCCCCGCTCTACCCCCCGCATACCCGGCCAGCGCACCGGCCCCCTCAGAGCCCTCCCGCGCAGGCGCAATGCAATACCACGACGTACAGCCCAAAGAAACGCTGTTCGCCATCGCCAAACGTTACAATGTCAGCATATCACTCCTCCAGGAATGGAACAACCTGCAAGGATACGATATCAAAATAGGACAACGACTATTGGTAGGTAAATAA
- a CDS encoding sodium:solute symporter — protein sequence MAPAVFVLFIACYFFVLLLISYITTRNADAQSYFTGNRNSVWYLVAIGMISDSLSGVTFISVPGKVSVAQFSYLQVILGYVLGYLIIANVLLPLYYRRNLTSIYTYLQERFGPVTQKTGAVFFILSRLVGAAARLYLVAGVLQIFVFDYYGIDFRVSVSVMIILMLLYTYRGGIKTLVWTDALQSIFLLGGVVLTIVVICRELHWGPADLVSNVVNSEYSRTFFWDWKAANFFPKDFFGGMMIAVTMTGLDQNMMQKNLSCRTLGEAQKNIYSFSIMQLIVNVFFLSLGILLYQYVTSKGIAIPKDAVTGRLLTDNLFPMLALNYLGTFASIVFIVGLTAATFSSADSVLTTLTTSFYIDILNLDPETVTRRNRNIKNAVHIGFAALLLLTILLFRAYNQQAIIDSVLFLATITYGPMLGLFAFGILNKRPTLDGASIIVCLIAPALCFILSKYSAQWLNGYKFGNELLIVNGLFTYCGLLLFSRKPQAVQTT from the coding sequence ATGGCTCCAGCCGTGTTCGTATTATTCATAGCTTGCTATTTCTTCGTCTTGCTATTGATATCCTATATCACCACCCGTAATGCCGACGCCCAGTCTTATTTCACCGGCAACCGCAACTCCGTATGGTACCTCGTAGCCATCGGCATGATCAGCGATTCCCTGTCCGGTGTCACCTTCATATCCGTACCCGGCAAAGTAAGCGTAGCACAATTCTCATATCTCCAGGTCATCCTGGGCTATGTACTCGGCTACCTGATCATCGCAAATGTACTCCTGCCCTTATACTACCGGCGTAACCTTACCTCTATATATACCTACCTGCAGGAACGATTCGGCCCCGTCACACAAAAAACAGGTGCCGTATTTTTTATACTCTCCCGCTTGGTAGGCGCCGCCGCTCGCCTCTACCTCGTCGCCGGCGTATTGCAAATATTCGTTTTCGATTACTATGGCATCGACTTCCGCGTATCCGTATCCGTCATGATCATACTCATGCTGCTATATACCTATCGCGGTGGTATCAAAACCCTGGTATGGACAGATGCACTCCAGTCCATCTTCCTCCTCGGTGGCGTCGTTCTCACCATCGTCGTGATCTGCCGGGAACTTCACTGGGGCCCCGCCGACCTGGTCAGCAACGTCGTCAACAGCGAATACTCCCGTACCTTCTTCTGGGACTGGAAAGCAGCCAACTTTTTCCCCAAAGACTTCTTCGGCGGAATGATGATCGCCGTCACCATGACCGGCCTCGATCAGAATATGATGCAGAAAAACCTGAGCTGCCGCACACTGGGCGAAGCACAAAAGAACATATACTCCTTCAGCATCATGCAACTGATCGTAAATGTCTTCTTCCTCTCCCTCGGTATCCTCCTCTATCAATACGTGACCTCCAAAGGCATCGCCATCCCTAAAGACGCAGTAACCGGCAGATTGCTGACAGATAACCTGTTCCCCATGCTGGCCCTCAACTACCTGGGCACATTCGCCAGTATCGTATTCATCGTAGGCCTCACCGCCGCCACCTTCAGCAGCGCAGACAGCGTACTGACCACCCTCACCACCTCGTTCTATATCGATATACTCAACCTCGACCCGGAAACAGTGACCCGCCGCAACCGCAATATCAAAAATGCAGTACACATAGGCTTCGCAGCACTTCTACTGCTCACCATCCTCCTGTTCCGCGCCTATAACCAACAGGCCATCATCGACTCCGTCCTGTTCCTCGCTACCATCACATACGGACCCATGCTAGGCCTGTTCGCATTCGGCATCCTCAACAAACGCCCCACACTCGATGGCGCCTCCATCATCGTATGCCTTATCGCACCGGCACTTTGCTTTATTCTGAGCAAATATTCGGCACAATGGCTAAATGGTTATAAATTCGGTAACGAATTATTGATTGTAAACGGGCTGTTCACCTACTGTGGCTTATTATTGTTTTCCCGTAAACCACAAGCGGTACAAACAACCTGA
- a CDS encoding TIGR00730 family Rossman fold protein → MNDSFKNLKERDWTETKAHSSWQIFKIMAEFVEGFEALAKIGPCISIFGSARTKEGNKYYELSQEVARRLAEEGFGIISGGGPGVMEAANRGAQQAKGKSVGVNITLPHEQYPNPYVDHDKNLHFDYFFVRKVMFTKYSQGFVMMPGGFGTMDEFFEVATLIQTKKMTDTPLVLVGSEYWGGLLDWIRTTMMEKESNISPEDLGLLKLFDTADEVVEYFRVFYTTNKLRPNF, encoded by the coding sequence ATGAACGACAGCTTCAAAAATCTCAAAGAAAGAGACTGGACAGAAACCAAAGCACATTCCAGCTGGCAGATATTTAAGATCATGGCCGAATTCGTCGAAGGCTTCGAAGCCCTCGCTAAAATAGGCCCCTGCATCTCCATCTTTGGCTCCGCCCGCACAAAAGAAGGCAACAAATATTATGAACTCTCACAAGAAGTAGCTCGCAGACTGGCAGAAGAAGGATTCGGTATCATCTCCGGCGGAGGCCCCGGCGTTATGGAAGCCGCCAACAGAGGCGCCCAACAAGCCAAAGGCAAATCCGTAGGCGTGAACATCACCCTCCCACACGAACAATATCCTAATCCATATGTCGACCACGACAAAAATCTACACTTCGACTACTTCTTCGTCCGTAAAGTCATGTTCACCAAATACTCCCAGGGCTTCGTTATGATGCCGGGCGGATTCGGTACCATGGACGAATTTTTCGAAGTAGCAACCCTCATCCAAACCAAAAAAATGACGGATACACCACTCGTACTCGTCGGTAGCGAATACTGGGGCGGCCTGCTCGACTGGATCCGGACCACCATGATGGAAAAAGAAAGCAACATCTCCCCCGAAGACCTCGGACTTCTCAAACTATTCGATACAGCAGACGAAGTAGTAGAATACTTCCGCGTATTCTACACGACCAACAAATTGCGGCCTAACTTCTAA